One genomic segment of Mycolicibacterium gilvum includes these proteins:
- a CDS encoding 2-C-methyl-D-erythritol 4-phosphate cytidylyltransferase, whose product MTITALLPVPTDLARQPETVFAPVAGQSSLERIVRSLAAVGDVVVAVAEEMSDDVAAVLSAPDVPAVRLTVAAAPGRRRECLAAGLAELHDGPVLVHDIGWPIFSQQTLEGVLGALHCGADAVLPICAVTDSIKAVDGRGVITATVDRAPLRTVQYPRGFSAAMLAQLLGTSDFDDDELETVLTGGDATVLIDGDTAISRIELPCDAAYLDALLTSGDSDPAR is encoded by the coding sequence GTGACCATCACGGCGCTGCTGCCCGTTCCCACCGACTTGGCGCGGCAACCCGAGACGGTCTTCGCGCCGGTGGCGGGACAGTCGTCCCTCGAACGGATCGTGAGAAGTCTCGCCGCCGTCGGTGACGTCGTGGTGGCTGTCGCCGAAGAGATGTCCGACGACGTCGCCGCCGTCCTGTCGGCGCCTGACGTCCCGGCGGTGCGTCTGACCGTCGCCGCGGCGCCCGGGAGGCGTCGCGAGTGCCTCGCGGCGGGTCTCGCCGAACTGCACGACGGGCCGGTGCTGGTGCACGACATCGGTTGGCCGATCTTCTCGCAGCAGACACTGGAGGGGGTTCTCGGCGCGCTCCACTGCGGAGCGGACGCGGTGCTGCCGATCTGCGCGGTCACCGACAGCATCAAGGCCGTCGACGGTCGCGGGGTGATCACGGCGACGGTGGATCGCGCTCCGCTGCGGACGGTCCAGTATCCGCGCGGCTTCTCCGCGGCGATGCTCGCACAGCTGCTCGGCACCAGCGACTTCGACGACGACGAGCTGGAGACGGTGCTGACGGGCGGCGATGCGACGGTGCTGATCGACGGGGACACCGCGATCTCGCGGATCGAATTGCCTTGCGATGCCGCCTATCTCGACGCTCTCCTCACGAGCGGGGACTCTGACCCGGCGCGTTGA
- a CDS encoding IspD/TarI family cytidylyltransferase, which translates to MDAVGVVLAAGLGTRVGADGNKAYLPLAGRSMLAWSLDTLTRLPDVARTILVFRRGEFALAHDTVRQELGDHAIEFVEGGETRHGSETNMLRHLADDIDAGTVDVVAIHDAARPLAGPEMFGRAIALARQYGGALPALPTRDLAEMRDDILQPVARRGELVRVQTPQAFRARDLLHAYRCAERDGFEGTDTSSCVERYTDVQVRIFDGRATNLKVTYARDVAVAQHLLNAPGQSPRS; encoded by the coding sequence ATGGACGCGGTCGGAGTGGTGCTCGCCGCGGGCCTGGGGACACGCGTCGGTGCCGACGGCAACAAGGCCTACCTGCCGCTGGCCGGGCGCAGCATGCTGGCCTGGTCGCTGGACACGCTGACCCGCCTGCCCGACGTGGCGCGCACCATCCTGGTGTTCCGACGCGGGGAATTCGCCCTGGCGCACGACACGGTGAGACAGGAACTCGGCGATCACGCAATCGAATTCGTCGAAGGCGGGGAAACCCGGCACGGCTCGGAAACCAACATGCTGCGCCATCTGGCCGACGACATCGACGCCGGCACCGTCGACGTGGTGGCGATCCACGACGCTGCCCGACCGTTGGCCGGACCCGAGATGTTCGGCCGGGCGATCGCACTGGCCCGCCAATACGGCGGTGCGTTGCCGGCACTGCCCACCCGAGATCTCGCCGAGATGCGCGACGACATCCTGCAACCGGTGGCCCGCCGCGGTGAGCTGGTCAGAGTCCAGACCCCGCAGGCGTTCCGCGCCCGGGACCTGCTGCACGCCTACCGATGCGCCGAACGCGACGGATTCGAGGGCACCGACACGTCGTCGTGCGTCGAGCGGTACACCGATGTGCAGGTGCGGATCTTCGACGGTCGCGCGACCAACCTGAAGGTCACCTACGCACGCGACGTGGCCGTGGCCCAACACCTTCTCAACGCGCCGGGTCAGAGTCCCCGCTCGTGA